GCTCTTCTCCCTGACCGCGTTTCCCGCCTTGGCCGCGACCTTCCTCACCTGGAATGTGAAGCACCACGAAGAAGGCCACGGGGTCTGGGGGAAGCTCACCCTCGCCTACGGCGCCGTGCTGCGCCGCGTGTTCCGTGCGCAGACGCTCACCATCGTGCTGGCGCTCGCGGGCCTGGCGGGTGCGGGGTACATCGGCTCGGGGCTCGGTGCCGAGTTCGTGCCACGCCTGGAAGAAGGCGAGCTGTCCCTGGACGTCAAGCGCTTGCCATCGGTGTCGATCACGGAGGCACAACGCCTGGGCGTGCAGGTGGAAGACGTGCTCTCCACGTTCCCGGAGGTGCTCTCGGTGGTGACCCGTACGGGCCGCGCCGAGGTGGCGACCGATCCTGTCGGTCCCGACGAGACGGAGGTCATGGTCAAACTGCGTCCGAAAAAGGAGTGGACGACGGCCAAGACGCTCGACGACCTGGGAGAGGCCATCAAGTCCAAGGTCGAGGCGAACGTGCCGGCGACCTTCGTGTCCGTGTCGCAGCCCATCGAAGACCGCGTCAATCAACTTCTGGCGGGGTCCCGCGCTGACGTCGTCATCAAGGTGTTCGGCGAGGATCTCGAGGTTCTCAAGGCAACGGCCGACGAGATTGGCGCGGTGATCAGGGACGTCGAGGGGCGAGGCGACTGGCGCGTCCAACGCGTTTTGGGCTTGCCCTTCGTCGAGGTGCAGGCAGACCGCAAACGCTTGGCCCGCTACGGCATCACGGCGGACCGGGTTTTAGAGGTCGTCGAGGCGTCACGTATCGGCAAACACGCTGGCACGATCTTCGAAGGCGAGCGGCGTTTCGACCTCATGCTGCTGCTGCCGCCCGCCGAGCTCACCACGGAGTCACTGGGCGAGCTGCTGGTGGCCTCTGATGATGGACAGCTGGTTCCCCTGGCTTCGGTGGCCACGATCACCGAAACCGAGGGGCCTGCCGTCATCAACCGCGAAGGTCTTCAACGGCGTGTGCTGGTGGAAGCCAACGTGCGCGGCCGAGACCTCGTGAGCTTCGTCAACGATGCCCGGGCGCAAGTCGAAGCCAAGGTGAAGGTTCCTCCGGGCGTTCGGGTGGAATGGGGCGGCCAGTTCGAGAACTTCAGCCGCGCTGCAGACCGCTTGGGCCTGGTGGTGCCGATCGCGTTGGTCACGATCTTCGGCATGCTGTTCATGATGTTCGGCGACCTGCGTCTGGCCGGGGCGGTGTTCGTGGGTGTGCCGTTCGCGCTCATCGGAGGGGTGCTGTCGCTCGTGCTGCGGGGGCTCGATTTTTCGATCCCCGCTGCGGTGGGCTTCATCGCGGTCGCTGGCATTGCGGTGCTCAACGGGGTGGTGATTGCGTCGGAAGTGCGCCGGCGCATCCAGGACGGTGTTCCCGTACGGGACGCCATCTTCTACGGCTGCCGCTCGGTGCTGCGTCCTGTCGTTACCACGGCCCTGGTAGCTGCCATCGGCTTTCTGCCCATGGCCACCTCTACACGCGCGGGCGCCGAGGTGCAAAGGCCACTGGCCACCGTGGTCATCGGCGGGATCCTCTCGTCGACCCTGCTCTGCCTGCTCGTCTTGCCAGTGATTCTGCGCCTGCTCGTACGAGAGCAGGAGATCGCCAGCCCCGGCGAGGCCCGCGGGGCCGCCTGAGCGCCCCCAAGGCCCCACGCTTCGCGAGGTCAACCTCAACCTCGCGAGGCGACCTCGGCGCTCACAGTACGTGAAGCCATTGCAGCATCAAGAGGATGGCCCCCGCAATCACCGCGGCTGCGACGTCGTCCATCATGATGCCAAAGCCTCCGGGAAGGCTCTCGAAGCGGCGCACCGGCCACGGCTTGACCTGGTCGAAGAGCCTGAACAGCACGAAGCCCGTGACGAGGCCTGGCCAACCTGCTGGCGCCACAGCGAGCGTCAGCAAAACCCCAGCCACTTCGTCAATCACCACGACCTGCGGATCCGAGGCCCGTGACGTCCGTGCGACCTCACTCGAGGACCAGATCCCCAGCACCGTGACCAAAGTGCCAACCGCGAAGACTACGAAGGGGCCCCCGAGCGATGCCAAAGCGTAAAGAGGCAGCGCCCCGAGACTCCCCGCTGTGCCGGGCGCCCGCGGCATGAAGCCGCACCCCCACCACAACGAAAGCCAAAAGGCGAGGCGTTGCTTGGGGCCACCGGAGCGCATATGGCGCTTCCAGTCGGCGCTCGGGCCGAGCGAGGTGGGTGACTTCATCGAGAGCCGACGGGCGAAGGGAAAACGAAGCGGCGGTGCATGGGAAAGTTCCAGCCGACGCTGACGATGGCCGAGACGATCACGCGGGCGGCGAAATATTGCATGCCCCCCACCCGGTGCAACAAGGCCTCGCCCCCGGTGTTCAAGCCAAGGCTAATCCCTGACACGAGTGCGTAACGTAACGCCTGGGGGCCCATGTGACCAGCTTGGGCGGCGAAGATGAGGTGGCGCCCGAGCACGAAGTTGGTGAGCGCTCCGAGCCCCGCACCACACGCGGTGGCGGCCTCGGGCGAAGCAAGGCGCATTTCCACGAGACTCGTCATCACGACGAAATCCACCGTGGTGGAGACCAACGCTCCCAGCTGATGCTTGAGGAATACCTTCAGACCCACGGCGACCCCGATTTTGCGCCCGGCTAGAGGGCGCCGTCCAACAAACGACTCACATCCGGAGAGAACGCTTCACCTTCATGTACCACCAAGTCCGGCTCGACCTCCCGTGAGGTGGGCCCAGGACGGGCTTCCACGAACAGACGGTGTCGGGGGCGTCCTGGCGAGGGGCGGGCGTACCTCATCCGCACGTGGGCCAAGCCCGCGTTCGTCAGCGCCTCGAAGAGTTCGCCGTCCCGGGATGCCGGAAAGACGACGCCCAGGCGCCCCTGGGGAGCCAGAAGGCGGGCGGCCGCCGCCGTCCACGCGGGGAGCGGCAGAGCCAGCTCGTGGTGGGCCAAGGCGCGCTCGCGTTTAGGAGATAGGTGACCGCCCTCGAGCCGATAAAACGGCGGGTTGCACGCCACGAGATCAAAGCTGCCTTCGGACTGTCGAGGCGCCCAGGCGAGAAAGTCGCCCACGTGACAGGTGAGCCTTTCGTGAAGCCCATTGATCTGCGCCCCTCTCGCCAGAAGGTCGGCAAGGTGCGGTTGAAGCTCGATGGCCTCGCCGCGTGCATGTGGATCCCGTGTGGCCAGCACGAAGCCCAACACACCACATCCAGCGCCGAGATCGACGAAATCACCGTAGGGAGGCGTCAAAAACCCCGCCAACAGAACGGGGTCCAAGCTGAAGCGGTAGCCACGGGCAGGCTGAAAAACCGTGACCCGCCCCCGCAGGAGCGTGTCGCAGGTCACCTCGGCTGCGGAGCCGCCGCCGGAGTCGGCCGTGTCAGCCCTGTCCTCGCAGCCCAATGTCCCACCGGAAATGAGCGCCTTCGAAGCGGATGCCCTCGACCGCTCCGTAGGCGCGCTTGCGGGCCGCGTCGAGACTGGTTCCCACGGCGGTCACGCCCAAGACACGCCCCCCTGCCGTGAGTAGGGACTTGCCGTCGTGACGGGTACCCGCATGGAACACCAGGACCGAATTGTCGGGATCCTGGTCGGCAACGGCAGGCAAGCCCGAGATCGCGTCGCCGGTGCGCACCGCCACCGGATAGCCGGCGGCAGCCATCACGACACATACGCTCGTGCCCGGCCGCCAGGCGAGCTGTCCTTCGGGCAACCGCCCTTCGGCTGCACCCAACATCCAGGGTACGATGTCATCGACGAGCCGTGGCAGCACGGCCTGGGTCTCGGGGTCGCCGAACCGGCAGTTGAACTCGATCACCAGAGGCCCTCGATCGGGGGTCAGCATGAGCCCCGCGTAGAGCAGGCCCTGGAAGGGGCGCCCAAGCGCGGCCATGGTCCTCAACGTAGGGGCGAAGATCCGGGAGCCGATCTCCTCCATCATCGCTTCGTCGACCAGGGGAGAGGGGCTGTAGGCTCCCATTCCTCCCGTGTTGGGTCCCTTGTCGCCGTCGAGCACGGCCTTGTGATCCTCGGAAGAGGCCAAAAGCACGAAGCGCTCGCCATCGCAGATCCCCAGGATCGAGGCCTCGCGGCCTTCGAGTCGCTCCTCGATGACCACTTTCGCACCTGACTCACCGAAGACTTTGTCCTCGAGCATCCTGCGCACGGCCGCTCGTGCCTCGTCCGCATGCGAGGTCACTTCCACGCCTTTGCCGGCACAGAGGCCATCGGCCTTCACCACCACGGGCCGAGCCTGCTTCGCGATGAAGGCCTCGGCCTCGCCCACATCCGAGAACGTACCGTAGGCGGCCGTTGGCACACCGGCCGTTACCATCACGGATTTCGCAAACGCCTTCGAGCCTTCGATCTCCGCTGCGGCCTGCGAAGGGCCGAAAAAAGGCACCCCTGCGGAACGGAACGCGTCCCCAACCCCGCTGACGAGCGGCGCCTCCGGACCGCAGACCACCAACCCGATGTCCTCGCGCTTCGCGAGGGCGATCAGCTGCCCCGCGTCCGTGGGCGAAGCGGCGACACAGGCAACCCGGTCACCCAGGTCCGCGATGCCTGGGTTTCCAGGGACCACGATGAGCCGCGCGCAAAGCGGGCTTTGCAGGAGCTTCCACGCAAGTGCGTGTTCGCGCCCCCCGGCGCCGAGGAGCAGAATCGGAAACGGCGTCGCCTTGGACATGCGCGGTGTCCCTCGCTTCAGTGACGGAAGTGACGCTCGCCTGCGAAGATCATGGCGATGCCGTATTCGTTACAGGCGTCGATGACCTCCTGATCCCGGACCGAGCCCCCCGGCTGCACGATGGCCGTGATGCCCACCTTGGCAGCTTCATCCACACCATCGCGAAAAGGAAAGAAGGCGTCCGAGCCCACCACGCAGCCCTTGAGCGGTAAACGGGCTTTGCTGATGGCGATCTTCACCGAGTCCACCCGTGACATCTGCCCTGCCCCTACGCCGACCGTGCGGCCTTCGGCTGCGAAAACGATAGCGTTCGACTTGACGTGTTTGGTCACCCGCCAAGCAAAGTCCAGGTCCGCCAACTCGGCCGCCGTGGGCTCCCGCTTCGTGACCACGCGACCGCCCGTGGCGGGTGACGTCTGCACATCACGGGCCTGAACGAGCACCCCGCCTGCCACGGTCCGCAGGTCCCACGCGCCAGCGGGCAACGCCTCGAAAGGCAACCGCAAGACGCGGAGGTTTTTCTTCGCTCCGAGCAAGGCAAGGGCCTCCTCACTGAAGGCGGGGGCGATGATGCACTCGAGAAAGGTTTCAGTCATCTCTTTCGCGAGCGCGCCATCGACCTCCCGGTTGATCGCGACGATGCCCCCGAAAGCGGAGACGGGATCCGTCTCGCGGGCGCGCCGGTAAGCCTCCAGCACCCCCGCTGCCGCCACGGCCGTTCCGCAGGGATTCGTATGCTTCACGATGACCACGGCGGGCTCGGCAAACTCGAGGCAAAGCTTAAACGCTGCGTCGAGGTCGAGCAGGTTGTTGTACGATAGCTCCTTGCCTTGAAGCACCTCTGCACAGGCCAGTGACGGACCTACCATGTCGGGCCACCCATAGAAGGCCGCCGTCTGGTGTGGATTTTCTCCGTAGCGAAGCACGCTATGAAGATGCAGCTCGGGATGCAGCGTCTTCGGATACTCCGTAGGAGCCGTTTCGGGCGCTTCGACGCGACCGAGATAGGCGGCTATGGCTCCATCGTAGGCAGCGGTATGGGCGAAGGCCTTGCGGGCCAGCTGATAACGAAGCGTCTCCGTGACGCTCCCCTGCGCTTCCAGCTGGTCGCACACCCGGCCATAGTCGGCGGGATCAACCAGCACCGTGACCCTCTCGTGGTTCTTGGCAGCGGCGCGGATCATCGTAGGCCCACCGATGTCGATGTTCTCGATGATGTCCTCGAAGGGCGCGCCTTTGGCCACGGTGGCCTTGAAGGGGTAGAGGTTGACCACGACGAGGTCGATGGGGGGAATGCCGTGCTCGCTCATTTGCTGCCGATGCTCCGGCGTGGGACGGCCCAGCATGCCGCCAGCCACCTTCGGGTGTAGCGTCTTCACGCGGCCATCGAGGATCTCGGGTGCCCCGGTGTACACGCCCACCTCCACCACCGGCACGCCGGATTCCCGCAGAGTTTTGGCAGTTCCGCCCGTGGAGAGAATCTCGGCGCCCAGCTTGGCAAGGCGCTGGCCAAGCTCGGCGATGCCCGATTTATCGGAGACGGAAAGAAGTGCGCGAATGGTGGCTGTCACGGCGCCCGGTTTTTACCACGCAGGAACCGGTCCGCAGCCGCCTTTTTCGCCCCTTGTGGGTTGACGTGAGCGCGCGGCTCGCGAGGCGCGGCGCTCACGCGAGGACGTTCTCCTTGGGCGCTCGCAGGCCGGCTGCACGTTGCAGCTGGGCCACTTCTTTGTCATTCAGGTCGCGAAACTCGCCCATCTTGAGACCCTCGAACGAAAAGTCTCCGAACTTCACGCGGGAAATCTTGAGCACGCTGAGGCGCAGCCGCTCACCAACGGCGCGCAACGCCCGCGGTCGGAGTTCCTTGACCACGATCTCCACCCACATGTTCTTTCCTGTGGTGGCCAGAGGGTAGACGCCCTCGGGCTTGATGAGCCGCCCCTCGAAGCGCCAGCCTTTCCCAAGTTGGGCGATCTGATCCTCGCTGAGAAGTCCCTGGAACTTGAGGTGGTACGTCATCGTCAGAGGTGTTCCACTCCTGCGGCCCGGAATGCCCTTCACGATGCGCTCAGCCAACGCGCCGTCGGATGTGATGAGCAACATGCCCTCCGATCCGAAGTCGAGCGGCCCGACCACGATCCAGCCGGGCTCTTTGTCCTTGAGGTAGCGTTCGAGGCTGGGACGCTTGCGGCCGTCTTCGTCTCGAGGGGACTCGAGCACAGAAAGGCACTCCCGTGGCTTGAGCAGGAGGCGGTAAAGAGGAGCGTCGAGCTTGATGCGCTTGCCTTGGAGCTCGACCCTATCTCTATCGGGGTCAACTTGAACGCCGAGTTCGGTGACGAGCTTGCCATTGACGCGCACCGCGCCGGCCGCGATGAGGCGCTCGGCTTCACGGCGAGAGACAGCACGGGCTTGGGAGAGGAATCTTTGCAAACGAACCATGAATCGAGCTTTCTGATGGGCGGAAGGGAACGCGTCACGAAGGCGTTTGGCCTGGCTCGCCCTTGCCGGCTTCCAGGGCACGCGTAGCAGCCTCGGTGGCGCGTTCGAGTTCCTCGATGAGACTGTCGTCCTCGGGCACGTCCGCGATGGTGTTGTTGGAAAAGGCGCTAGGTCGGTCGCCCTTGAGCCCGTCGACCCGGACCTCGGGCTGAGGTGGGGCCCCGGTTTCGGGCGCCGCAGTGACATCGGCCTCCGGCCCCTCGGCGCTGGCGCGCGCCCCTGCGGGGGCCTCGTCGGCGCCGAAGGTGTCCTTCATCTTCTTCGACTCCTCCGCGCCGAGTTCGTGGAACTCGCGCAGCGTTGGCAGCTCGGTCAGATCAGAGAGACTGAAGGTCTTGAGAAACTCGGGCGTGGTTCCGTAAAGCAAGGGGCGACCCACGTCCTCTTTCTTTCCGATCACCCGGATCAGGTTGCGCTCGAGGAGGGTCTTGAGCACGGGACCACAATCCACGCCGCGAATGTCGTCGACCTCGGGGCGCGTGATGGGCTGCTTGTAGGCCACGATCGCCAGGGCCTCCATCATCGCTCGCGACAAACGCACCGGCTTGCCCTGCACCATTTTGCCGACGAAATCGGCGTTCC
The DNA window shown above is from Myxococcales bacterium and carries:
- a CDS encoding CusA/CzcA family heavy metal efflux RND transporter, whose translation is MLEWIVTQSVRRRGVIIVLWLAMLAFGISSMKNLSVDAVPDVTNVQVSVMTSAPGLAPLEVERYLTYPIEMSMNGLPGLAEIRSVSRTAVSAVTSVFKDGTDPWFARQLVMERLKLAETQIPEGYGNPELGPVSTGLGEIYEFYLTSERHSPMELRTLLDWVVAYKLRSVPGVIEVNGMGGEAKQYQVIVDPKRLAGYKLSLGHIHDVLEKNNASIGAGYIEKNSESFVIRGDALFKNMEDIENTVVASDADGTPVLLRNVASVRLGPALRFGTVTKLGRGEIVAGTVMMLTGANSRKVVHAVREKLDEIQKELPDGVRIENYYDRAEFIDRMLSTVAINLAEGAALVVLVLLLTLGTLRGALLAALAIPMSMSVAVIGMIQLDVTGNLMSLGAIDFGLLVDGCIVLLETVLVQIALRKPHNREDLAFVIAGAARRVARPVTFALAIIALVYLPLMALEGVEGKMFKPMAVTVALALFGALLFSLTAFPALAATFLTWNVKHHEEGHGVWGKLTLAYGAVLRRVFRAQTLTIVLALAGLAGAGYIGSGLGAEFVPRLEEGELSLDVKRLPSVSITEAQRLGVQVEDVLSTFPEVLSVVTRTGRAEVATDPVGPDETEVMVKLRPKKEWTTAKTLDDLGEAIKSKVEANVPATFVSVSQPIEDRVNQLLAGSRADVVIKVFGEDLEVLKATADEIGAVIRDVEGRGDWRVQRVLGLPFVEVQADRKRLARYGITADRVLEVVEASRIGKHAGTIFEGERRFDLMLLLPPAELTTESLGELLVASDDGQLVPLASVATITETEGPAVINREGLQRRVLVEANVRGRDLVSFVNDARAQVEAKVKVPPGVRVEWGGQFENFSRAADRLGLVVPIALVTIFGMLFMMFGDLRLAGAVFVGVPFALIGGVLSLVLRGLDFSIPAAVGFIAVAGIAVLNGVVIASEVRRRIQDGVPVRDAIFYGCRSVLRPVVTTALVAAIGFLPMATSTRAGAEVQRPLATVVIGGILSSTLLCLLVLPVILRLLVREQEIASPGEARGAA
- a CDS encoding phosphatidylglycerophosphatase A, whose product is MKSPTSLGPSADWKRHMRSGGPKQRLAFWLSLWWGCGFMPRAPGTAGSLGALPLYALASLGGPFVVFAVGTLVTVLGIWSSSEVARTSRASDPQVVVIDEVAGVLLTLAVAPAGWPGLVTGFVLFRLFDQVKPWPVRRFESLPGGFGIMMDDVAAAVIAGAILLMLQWLHVL
- a CDS encoding GtrA family protein, which gives rise to MGLKVFLKHQLGALVSTTVDFVVMTSLVEMRLASPEAATACGAGLGALTNFVLGRHLIFAAQAGHMGPQALRYALVSGISLGLNTGGEALLHRVGGMQYFAARVIVSAIVSVGWNFPMHRRFVFPSPVGSR
- a CDS encoding methyltransferase, which encodes MTCDTLLRGRVTVFQPARGYRFSLDPVLLAGFLTPPYGDFVDLGAGCGVLGFVLATRDPHARGEAIELQPHLADLLARGAQINGLHERLTCHVGDFLAWAPRQSEGSFDLVACNPPFYRLEGGHLSPKRERALAHHELALPLPAWTAAAARLLAPQGRLGVVFPASRDGELFEALTNAGLAHVRMRYARPSPGRPRHRLFVEARPGPTSREVEPDLVVHEGEAFSPDVSRLLDGAL
- the purD gene encoding phosphoribosylamine--glycine ligase: MSKATPFPILLLGAGGREHALAWKLLQSPLCARLIVVPGNPGIADLGDRVACVAASPTDAGQLIALAKREDIGLVVCGPEAPLVSGVGDAFRSAGVPFFGPSQAAAEIEGSKAFAKSVMVTAGVPTAAYGTFSDVGEAEAFIAKQARPVVVKADGLCAGKGVEVTSHADEARAAVRRMLEDKVFGESGAKVVIEERLEGREASILGICDGERFVLLASSEDHKAVLDGDKGPNTGGMGAYSPSPLVDEAMMEEIGSRIFAPTLRTMAALGRPFQGLLYAGLMLTPDRGPLVIEFNCRFGDPETQAVLPRLVDDIVPWMLGAAEGRLPEGQLAWRPGTSVCVVMAAAGYPVAVRTGDAISGLPAVADQDPDNSVLVFHAGTRHDGKSLLTAGGRVLGVTAVGTSLDAARKRAYGAVEGIRFEGAHFRWDIGLRGQG
- the purH gene encoding bifunctional phosphoribosylaminoimidazolecarboxamide formyltransferase/IMP cyclohydrolase is translated as MRALLSVSDKSGIAELGQRLAKLGAEILSTGGTAKTLRESGVPVVEVGVYTGAPEILDGRVKTLHPKVAGGMLGRPTPEHRQQMSEHGIPPIDLVVVNLYPFKATVAKGAPFEDIIENIDIGGPTMIRAAAKNHERVTVLVDPADYGRVCDQLEAQGSVTETLRYQLARKAFAHTAAYDGAIAAYLGRVEAPETAPTEYPKTLHPELHLHSVLRYGENPHQTAAFYGWPDMVGPSLACAEVLQGKELSYNNLLDLDAAFKLCLEFAEPAVVIVKHTNPCGTAVAAAGVLEAYRRARETDPVSAFGGIVAINREVDGALAKEMTETFLECIIAPAFSEEALALLGAKKNLRVLRLPFEALPAGAWDLRTVAGGVLVQARDVQTSPATGGRVVTKREPTAAELADLDFAWRVTKHVKSNAIVFAAEGRTVGVGAGQMSRVDSVKIAISKARLPLKGCVVGSDAFFPFRDGVDEAAKVGITAIVQPGGSVRDQEVIDACNEYGIAMIFAGERHFRH